The genomic interval GGTTTGCGAGTGCTGCGGAACTGAAACGCCTTTCGTAAACCCTTATCTGGATTGCATTCACAATGAGGCATCACGCCAGAAGGGTTTTGAACTCCGAAGATGTCATACTGTTATTTACGGCATCTGTAATAACTGTCGAAAAAGAGAGGTTGCCATACCCATAACGTCTTTAACAATTACAGCGTAACTATATATTCGCTTCCACTTTTTACATACCAAGTTTTCTACCAGTTCTTTCTGTTTAGTCCGCAGAAAAATTCTTTGAAAGTCCGTTAGTAGCCTCTGCATATTGCATTGGCATAACTATTACCTATGGCTCATGTGAATGAGTTACATGGAGACGGACACCAATGTATCGTACGTATTATATAGCTCTTCTTTTCCTTGCGGGGCAGCTGCTCTCTTTGGCGCCAGCTTACGCAAGTTCAAAACAGGCTCAGTCACTTGCTTCGGGCACGATAGCCGTCGAGCAAAAAGCTCAGAAAAAAATTAGTGCATGGCAGCAGGAAAAGCATAGTGTCATCGCGCAGATTAACAATAAGCAAGTTGAATTTGACTGGCTTACTCATCAAAAAAATAAATATTCCCGCTACATCAAAACGCTCGAAGGCAATATTGCAGAAATGAAGCGCCAGCAGCAAGAACTTGAAATGATTGCTAACGCTGTTACGCCTCTTCTTGAAAATACCGTTGCCCGACTCGAATTCTTTATCGATGAAGATCAACCGTTTTTGTCTAAAGAACGACAGGAGCGCATGTCCAATATTAAAAAAGCTCTTGCAGACCCGCATCTAGCGCAGGCTGAACAGCTCCGCCGTGTTTTAGAAACTCTTGAAGTAGAAACAGGATATGGCTCAGGTATTGAGATAGATAGCGAAGATGTAGTGCTTGAGGGGCAGCCTTTGCGTGCAGAAACTGTTCGCGCTGGTCGCCTAGGTTACTATTGTGTTTCTCCGGATAAACAACAGGTCGGCATATGGTCTCCGGTAAAAAAAGAGTTTGTTATGGTTGCGGATAGCAACAAACAAGCCGTTCTTTCCTTGCGAACTATTGCACGCCGCAAACAGATTGTTGAAGTAACTCCTTTGCCTCTGGCCATTGAAGTGACTTCGGTTCCGACTCCATCGTCGTCAGTTGAATCTGTTGCAAGCCGCTCTACTTCTCCGGAGAAAGAATAATATGCGTACCTCAATATCCACCGTTCTTATTGCTCTATTTTTATTATGCAGCTCAGTGACTTCTTTTGCTGTTTCAGCGGACGAGGTCAGCCCTGAGCAATGGCAAAAGACTATTAAGACACTAAAACAGCTGAACATCACACATAAGACTGATGTTAAAAAAGCACTCGACTTATCCTCTCAAAACAAGGTGCAATTAACAGGAAAGCTCGCGCAACTTAAAAAAGCTGTATCTAACACAGACATACAGGTTCATACCCTGACTGCACGTTATCAAAAGCTGATTAAGGATGAGGCGAAGCTTACTGCATTGCTTAAAAGTCGTCGGGAAGAGATTAAAACTTTTGAAGGAACCGTGCGTACTGCTGCAAAGCTTATGCAGGATCGTTCCCGTACCAGTTTTTATACGCAGCAGAATCCGGAACGCCTCGCCGCTTTTGCAACCTTACTCGCACCGGATAGAATGCCTGGCTTGACCGATCTGACCAGGCTTATTGAGATGTACTTCAACGAGCTGCAAGCCACTGCCGATGTGTCTCGTTACTCAAGTACTATTATCGGTTCAGATGGTCAGCCAATGGATGTTGAGATTATCAGAACCGGTACGTCGTCTGCGGTATATCAGTCCAGTACTGGTGAAGCAGGTTTTCTGCAGCTGACTGGTGATGGAACCGTATCGCAAAGCGTTAATGGTATATCCTCGCAGCTCAGTGGCACTATCTCCGCAGCCTTTGCAGGTGAACAGTTCCTGCCGCTTGATTTTAGCCATGGCGCAGCTTTTATCCGTTTTATCGCTGAAGAAGATACGTGGAAAAAAATTGCTGCTGGCGGTGCTCTTGTATGGCCTATCCTCGGCATTGGTGCAATTGCTCTTCTGCTTGCCATTGAGCGCTTTATCACCCTGAGTCGCTTGCGTCGTTCATCTCCCAAAGAGCTTACTGTTATTCTCGAACATGCCGAACATGGTGAATGGGAAGAGTGCCATACTTTACTTGAAAAACGGAGCACTCCTACAGCTCGAGTGTTGAATTCAACGCTTAAGAAAGCACAAGGAAGCGCCGCTGCGTTGGAAAAAGGCATGGAAGAAGCACTGATGATTGAACTTGCCCGTATGGAGCGCTTCCTGCCTACAATGCAAACTCTCGCCGCCGTAGCTCCACTTCTTGGTCTTCTAGGTACCGTTACCGGTATGATTAACACGTTTCAGGTGATCACACTTTTCGGAACAGGCGATCCGCATATGCTTTCCGGTGGTATTTCAGAAGCACTTGTCACAACGCAGCTCGGGCTTGCCGTGGCTATCCCTATTATGATGCTCCATCACCTTTTGAATAGCCGTGTTGATCGCCTTGCTAATGATATGGAAGAAAAGGGAACTGCTCTTATCGCCACCATTCTCAATAGGAGATAGGCATGAGCATCACATCTGAATTACTTGGCCAATATCACGCAGGTGGTTTTGTCCTTATTCCGATCATTCTTACGGGGCTGGTAATGTGGTGGCTTATTCTGAGTAAGCTATGCACGCTTGTTCAGTTTCGAAAACATGAACGATCACTTGAAGAATTACAGACTAATCCACCACCTGAATGGCATTGGCAACACTCGCTGCGACAGGATTTTGTCAAGCTGCGTTGCCGCGATGATGAGGTTAACCACGCATTGATGTCAGCTTTGGGAAATACGTGTTGTGAATCTATGGCAAAGGGAGTTTCGACTATTGCTCTACTTGCCGCTGCCGCACCGCTTTTGGGGCTGCTAGGAACTGTTACAGGTATGATCAGCACCTTCACCATTATTGCTGAATTTGGGACAGGTAACGCCAGAGGATTAGCCGAAGGTATTTCGCAGGCACTAATTACAACACAAGGCGGTTTGCTTGTCGCCATTCCCGGATATATTGCCGTGAACATGCTGCAACGGCGCATAGGTAGTCTTCAACAGCGTATTGATCTGTTTTTAACGTATCTGGATGAACAGCCTCGCGGTGTAGCCCACGATGTTCAGAGTTCATCAGAACTATCCTTCCGGAGTAGTATTCATGGCTAATGTACGGACGAAGAGACGTCGGAAGCAACAAAGTGAACTGAATATGACACCACTTATTGATATGGTGTTCATTTTGCTTATATTTTTCATTGTAACGACAAGTTTTGTAAAAGAGTCAGGTGTAGAAATTAACCGCCCAGTCGCAAACACCGCTGTGGTTAATGAAAGTACAAGTCTCATTATAGGAATTACAGAAAGCAATGAAGTTTGGATAGAGGGTAAAATATATGATGTTCGCTCTGTCCGCGGGTACATGAACCGCTTTCTTGCTGAGACACCGGAAGGGGCGGTTGTCATTACTGCGGATAGAGAGTGCCGAAGTGGTCTGCTGATCAAAGTCCTTGATTCGTGCAGGGAAGCTGGCGCAACCAATCTAAGCGTAGCAGCCAGGACACCATCATGATGAAAGTGCCCTATCGCTCAATTCAGTGGGTTTGTTCGGGAGCACTTGCGTCAGCACTTGCGGTGTTGTTGTTACTCGCCCCTGTTTTTTTGAAGCAGGATGTTGATCCGTCAGACGTGGCGCGGTTTTCACAGCCTGTGTCATTGCGAAAGTTAACGCAGACACCGCCTGAACCTGAAGAAAAAATGCCGGAGCAGGAGGAGCCAAAGCCGGAGCCGTTGACCGCAGAACCGCTTGCGCTTTCTCCGATTGCTGCCCCGCCAGTATCGCCGATTCAACCAGAAATCTTACATGTTGATATCGGAGCAAACCTTGCTCAGGCCGTAGCCATATCGATACCACGTCATAGCGGAGTGTTGTCACTTGGGGATGTTGATGAAGCGCCTGTTCCTATATTCACACCACCGCCAATGTATCCGTCAAAAGCACGCAGAAGGCGTTTGGAAAGCAAGCTAATTATAAAAATGATTGTAACATCACAGGGGAATGTCCAGAAAGCCACCGTAGAAAGCGGGGAGTATCTGGAAACGTTTCGTGAGCCCGCATTGCGAGCTGTAAGGAAATGGCGCTTTAAACCGGCACAACTGCATGGCAAACCTGTCGCTGTGCTGGTAACACTTCCATTGGAGTTCACATGCAAAAATTAATTATATTGATCCTGTTTGGCTTATGCCTCCAGTTCTCAATCGCTGGCAGTCCTGCTTTTGCGGGGAAAAATGATGCGGTGAAGATAAATGCAGCACTTAAAGCGCTGCAAGAAGATAAGCCCGCAAAAGCTCTAGAGATTTTGACGCATATGTTGGAACAACCAAAGCCGGAAATTACAGCACTTCTTATTGCAGGGAATGCGTATATGCAGTTGGGGGAAAATGAGAAAGCTCTTGCCCTGTATCAAAAAGGAGTAGCCATTTTTCCTAATGATATTGGATTGCTGCAAAACAAAGCAATTGCTCTGTATTACTTGCAACGTTTTAGCCCTGCCGGTGATGCTTTTGCTCTTCTTTCCAAGTTTCAATTAGCAAAAGCGAAAGAAATAAAAGAAGAGGTCGAGGCAAAAACTGGACAGGCTCCGGCTTGGTATAAAAGTCAGTATCAGGCTGCTGTTTGCTACTATAAGTCGGAACATTACAATAAGGCTTTGACTGCCGTGATGCCTCTTCTTTCGTATCGCAAAACATCACAAAGCGTAGATGCTAAAAAGCTGTTGGCTCATATCTATATCGCATTGGAACAATGGAAAAAGGCCTCGGCGCAACTGGACATACTGGTTGCTACACATTCAAAGGACAGATCTTTGTGGCTATTGCTTGCGAACGTGGACATTCGCCAAAACCGGCTGACTAAGGCTTCATCAGCATTACAGGTTGCTCATTGCATGCACCCCCCCACTCGTTCAGAGTGCGTTCGGTTGGCAAAGTTGTATTTGCAGGTAAATGCCCCGTTGCTTGCAAGTAAGATTTTGTTGGCTAGTCCACAAAACCTTACAGCCTCCCAGCATGACCTTATGGCGATTGCCTATGAGAGGGCTGGGTATGTGGAGAAGGCTGTTTTGTCTTTGCAAGAAGCGATAGCGTTGGAGGATACGAGCAAGCGGCACTTGGAATTCGGAAAGCTTTTGTATCGAAATCAGCTGTATGAGAAAGCCATTGAGCCATTGAATGTCGCGTATACCAAGGCGAAAAAGAAGGGGCTACCGTTGTATCTTCTCGGACAATGCTTTTTGAATATGAACAACTACAATAAGGCGACAACGTTGTTTGTAAAAGCAAAGAAATATCGAAGCGTACGTTCTAATGCAAAAAATGCCTTGTCGTTGATAAAGCATATACAACGTATGCAACAGGAAAGTGTAACCGGGTAAATAAATTAGCTCGGAAAATACATTAACAGCAAATAAGGATTGGAAGATGGTTACAATACAAGAAGTTGATAGTGTTGAGATACTAAGCCTTCAAGATAACTATATCGATGTGCTGGCAATGGATAATTCAGAAGTTGTTCAGCGCCCATCCCTTTTTGCACAAACTGGTGATGCTGAAGGAACGGTGTCAAATGGCCCGCTTGCTGAACATGGCTTTTCTTCATTCATCACAGTATCTTTTGGCGGTCAGAAAAAGAGTATGCTTTTTGACTTTGGCTGCTCAGACAATGGAGCGTTGTACAATGTGGATTTGCTTTCTATAGATCTAGCACAAGTTGATGAACTTGCACTTTCTCATGGGCACTTTGATCACTTTGGGGGAATGGAACAGCTCGTACAGCGCATAGGAAAGAATTCTTTATCGCTTGTGGCACATCCCTCTGTTTTTAAGGACAGATATGTACGAACACCCACAGGTCTTAAGCTAGATTTTCCAGCATTTAATAAAGAACAGGTGTTGTCCATGGGGCTTTCTATTAATGACACCTCTTCTCCTTTCCCTATGCTTAATGGACACGCGTTGTTTCTTGGAGAAATTCCTAGAATAACCAGCTTTGAGCAGGGAATGCCAAATGCCTTTTGTTTGAATGATGGTGTTGAGTGCCCTGACAGTATTGAGGATGATTCCTCGATGATCTTTAATGTTAAGGGTAAAGGGCTTGTGGTCTTGTCTGGCTGTGCCCATGCAGGAATAGTGAATACGGTAACGCATGCTCTTGAGGTTACAGGTGCATCAAGTGTGTACGCCATCATGGGGGGATTCCATCTTTCCGGCCCGTATCATGAGCAGTTTATTGAACCTACAATCTCCGCATTACAAGCCATTGCTCCGCGCTACATAGTTCCTGCGCATTGCACGGGACGAAAAGCAACACAAGCGATAGAGCAAGCCATGCCTGATGCGTTTATCTGCAACATGTCGGGTACTACTCTTCGATTTTAGCCGAACCTTTCTTTTTCATTCAACACCGATTTATGGAAATAGTTGTGCGCAGTTTTTTGATCTCTGCGCACAACCATTTCTTATGATGTTAAAAATGATTCGTGAAGTGTTAGTGTAACTCGTTATTCTTTCTTACAACGCTAATGGACTTTCAAAGACTGGTAACAAAACTATGGCTAGGTATTGAAAATGAAACTCATAATCAAACTATTTTTTCTATGCTCACTGCTCATCGCAACCCCTGCAAGTGCTCACACATTGCATTTTACGCAGGACGATAATGGCGACAATACAGTTGAGTTGATTGGAATGTATTCGACTGGTGAAATTGCTGCAAACACCCCCATTAAGCTTATTGGAAAAGAAAGTGGGAAAGTGCTGTGGCAGGGACGAACCGATGAAGACGGCTATTGCACTTTCACACGCCCTGCCATGACCTATGAGGTTGAGCTGGACGCCGGTGCGGGTCATCAATGTCGCGAGGACGGTATTTAATCACTGTGCGTAATTGTACTTGGAGATTCTGTTGATCACTCAATTTAAAAAATCGATGCTTGGGAGCCTGATGGCTGTCACTGTTTTTTTGGCAGTTGCAGGCACAGCTCAGGCCCACTCTCTTTGGGTAACTCTGTTTGAATCACATACCCATGAGCCGGGCCATATTGTCTCTGTTATCGGATGGGGGCATACCGCACCATTTGACGATTTGTTGGCATCACCGAATGGTTCCGCGTCTATCGAAGATTATTATGTGATGGCGCCAGATGGGAAAAAGTTTCCATTGGGTGTACCGACTTCTGAAGCGACACTTGAAAAGCATGAACCCTATACACACATTGCCCGCAGTGATGCCGGAATCCGCAAGATTGATATCTTAAAGGATAGTCCGGAAGGTACGTATCAGGTTGTTGCTAAGAATAAAGAAGGCTTCTTCACACGCTATACAAATACCAACGGTAAAATGCGTATGGCTCCAAAGCCGATTGATCAGTTGAAAGATGTGAAAGAAGTTTTGGAAAGTGCAAAATTTACCATGGTAGGCAAATCC from Halodesulfovibrio sp. MK-HDV carries:
- a CDS encoding DUF3450 domain-containing protein; this encodes MYRTYYIALLFLAGQLLSLAPAYASSKQAQSLASGTIAVEQKAQKKISAWQQEKHSVIAQINNKQVEFDWLTHQKNKYSRYIKTLEGNIAEMKRQQQELEMIANAVTPLLENTVARLEFFIDEDQPFLSKERQERMSNIKKALADPHLAQAEQLRRVLETLEVETGYGSGIEIDSEDVVLEGQPLRAETVRAGRLGYYCVSPDKQQVGIWSPVKKEFVMVADSNKQAVLSLRTIARRKQIVEVTPLPLAIEVTSVPTPSSSVESVASRSTSPEKE
- a CDS encoding MotA/TolQ/ExbB proton channel family protein — translated: MRTSISTVLIALFLLCSSVTSFAVSADEVSPEQWQKTIKTLKQLNITHKTDVKKALDLSSQNKVQLTGKLAQLKKAVSNTDIQVHTLTARYQKLIKDEAKLTALLKSRREEIKTFEGTVRTAAKLMQDRSRTSFYTQQNPERLAAFATLLAPDRMPGLTDLTRLIEMYFNELQATADVSRYSSTIIGSDGQPMDVEIIRTGTSSAVYQSSTGEAGFLQLTGDGTVSQSVNGISSQLSGTISAAFAGEQFLPLDFSHGAAFIRFIAEEDTWKKIAAGGALVWPILGIGAIALLLAIERFITLSRLRRSSPKELTVILEHAEHGEWEECHTLLEKRSTPTARVLNSTLKKAQGSAAALEKGMEEALMIELARMERFLPTMQTLAAVAPLLGLLGTVTGMINTFQVITLFGTGDPHMLSGGISEALVTTQLGLAVAIPIMMLHHLLNSRVDRLANDMEEKGTALIATILNRR
- a CDS encoding MotA/TolQ/ExbB proton channel family protein, with translation MSITSELLGQYHAGGFVLIPIILTGLVMWWLILSKLCTLVQFRKHERSLEELQTNPPPEWHWQHSLRQDFVKLRCRDDEVNHALMSALGNTCCESMAKGVSTIALLAAAAPLLGLLGTVTGMISTFTIIAEFGTGNARGLAEGISQALITTQGGLLVAIPGYIAVNMLQRRIGSLQQRIDLFLTYLDEQPRGVAHDVQSSSELSFRSSIHG
- a CDS encoding biopolymer transporter ExbD, encoding MANVRTKRRRKQQSELNMTPLIDMVFILLIFFIVTTSFVKESGVEINRPVANTAVVNESTSLIIGITESNEVWIEGKIYDVRSVRGYMNRFLAETPEGAVVITADRECRSGLLIKVLDSCREAGATNLSVAARTPS
- a CDS encoding energy transducer TonB, which translates into the protein MMKVPYRSIQWVCSGALASALAVLLLLAPVFLKQDVDPSDVARFSQPVSLRKLTQTPPEPEEKMPEQEEPKPEPLTAEPLALSPIAAPPVSPIQPEILHVDIGANLAQAVAISIPRHSGVLSLGDVDEAPVPIFTPPPMYPSKARRRRLESKLIIKMIVTSQGNVQKATVESGEYLETFREPALRAVRKWRFKPAQLHGKPVAVLVTLPLEFTCKN
- a CDS encoding lipopolysaccharide assembly protein LapB — translated: MQKLIILILFGLCLQFSIAGSPAFAGKNDAVKINAALKALQEDKPAKALEILTHMLEQPKPEITALLIAGNAYMQLGENEKALALYQKGVAIFPNDIGLLQNKAIALYYLQRFSPAGDAFALLSKFQLAKAKEIKEEVEAKTGQAPAWYKSQYQAAVCYYKSEHYNKALTAVMPLLSYRKTSQSVDAKKLLAHIYIALEQWKKASAQLDILVATHSKDRSLWLLLANVDIRQNRLTKASSALQVAHCMHPPTRSECVRLAKLYLQVNAPLLASKILLASPQNLTASQHDLMAIAYERAGYVEKAVLSLQEAIALEDTSKRHLEFGKLLYRNQLYEKAIEPLNVAYTKAKKKGLPLYLLGQCFLNMNNYNKATTLFVKAKKYRSVRSNAKNALSLIKHIQRMQQESVTG
- a CDS encoding MBL fold metallo-hydrolase — encoded protein: MVTIQEVDSVEILSLQDNYIDVLAMDNSEVVQRPSLFAQTGDAEGTVSNGPLAEHGFSSFITVSFGGQKKSMLFDFGCSDNGALYNVDLLSIDLAQVDELALSHGHFDHFGGMEQLVQRIGKNSLSLVAHPSVFKDRYVRTPTGLKLDFPAFNKEQVLSMGLSINDTSSPFPMLNGHALFLGEIPRITSFEQGMPNAFCLNDGVECPDSIEDDSSMIFNVKGKGLVVLSGCAHAGIVNTVTHALEVTGASSVYAIMGGFHLSGPYHEQFIEPTISALQAIAPRYIVPAHCTGRKATQAIEQAMPDAFICNMSGTTLRF
- a CDS encoding DUF4198 domain-containing protein, coding for MITQFKKSMLGSLMAVTVFLAVAGTAQAHSLWVTLFESHTHEPGHIVSVIGWGHTAPFDDLLASPNGSASIEDYYVMAPDGKKFPLGVPTSEATLEKHEPYTHIARSDAGIRKIDILKDSPEGTYQVVAKNKEGFFTRYTNTNGKMRMAPKPIDQLKDVKEVLESAKFTMVGKSYYTVGKWSTPKKLGTELEIIPTCDLSNVHPGDMVTFDVFFMGKPVTTDSNAINYMTLTSDTFGGPDGFFLSAYIMNGKTQFRIPENGHWVANVYISQDVKKDGPLAKLAKQCSKVFSGATVSFTTNP